AATCGTCGCTGCTGTAGTCGCCGGTGATTTCGCCCAGCGCGTGCTGGGCCTGGCGCAGTTCCTCGGCGGCGAGTTCGCCGGCGCGGGTGGTGCTCAGCGCGTGGGCGGTCTGGTCGAGGTGGATGGCGACTTGCTGCAGGGCGAGCACGTGGCGCCGCCTGGCGCTGAAGGCGCCTTCGCCGCTGCCGGCGCCGGCCAGCAGCTTGAGATGCTCCCGCAAGGTGTCGAGGCCTTCGCCGGTCCTGGCGGAGGCCCACAGCCAGTGCATGCCTTCGCACTGATCGTGTCGCGCGGGCAGATGGTCCAGGTCGATCTTGTTGATCAGCACGATGCGTTCGACGTCGACGGGTACGCCTTCCAAAAAGGCGAGGTCCTCGGAGTAGCCGCTGTGGGTGGTCACCAGCAAGGCCACGTCCGCGCGCTGCAGTTCGCCGTGGGCACGGCGCACGCCTTCGCGTTCGACTTCGTCGTCGGTGTCGCGCAGGCCGGCGGTGTCGGCCAGTTCGAGCGCGATGCCGTCGAGGCTCAGGGATTCGCGCAGCACGTCGCGGGTGGTGCCGGCGATCGGCGTGACGATGGCGCGGTCGGCACCGGCCAGCGCGTTGAGCAGGCTGGACTTGCCGGCGTTGGGGCGGCCCACGATGGCGACCCGGAGGCCGTCGTTGAGGCGCAGGCCGCGTTGCGCTTCGCGCAGGAGTTCGGCGTGTTCGGCGCGCAGGCTTTCGAGTCGTGCGGTGATCGCCGGGTCGGCGAGGAAGTCGATTTCTTCCTCGGGGAAGTCGATCGCCGCCTCGATGTGCACGCGCAGGGCGATCAGCGATTGCAGCAGTGCCCCGACCTTGCGCGAGAACACGCCTTCCATCGACTGCAACGCGGCGCGGGCGCCGGCTTGCGAGCGGGCGGCGATCAGGTCGGCGACGGCCTCGGCCTGGGCCAGGTCGAGCTTGCCGTTCAAGAAGGCGCGCTCGGTGAATTCGCCGGGGCGGGCCAGCCGTGCGCCGAGTTCGCAGACGCGGCGCAACAGCAGGTCGAGCAGCACCACGCTGCCGTGGCCTTGCAGTTCCAGCACGTGTTCGCCGGTGTAGGAGGCGGGCGCGGGGAAGTGCAGCAGCAGGCCACGGTCGATCAGTTCGCCGGCACCGTCGCGGAACGCGGCGAAATGGGCGTGGCGCGGTTGCGGCGGGCGGCCGAGCAGGGCTTGCGCGATGCTCGGGACGGCGGGACCGGAGACCCGGACCACGCCGACGCCGGCCGCGCCGGGGGCGCTGGCGATGGCGGCGATGGTGTCGGTGGTTTCGGCGGTCATGGGCGGGACTTTACAGGGCGTTTCCGGCTTTCCAGAAACGACACAGCCGCGACGGTTGCCCGGTCGCGGCTGTGGGTTGCCGTTCGGCGCGGGATCAGGCCGCCTTGGGCTTGACCACTTCCTCGCGATCGATGTGATGGGTGATCCACCACTGCTGGCCGAGGCCGACGATGCCGTTGACGGCGTAGTACAGGCACAGGCCGGCGGGGAAGAAGGCGAACATCACGGTGAACAGCAGCGGCATCACCTTCATCATCTTCGCCTGGGTCGGGTCCATGCCCGCGGCGACCGGGTTCAGCACCTGCGTGCCCAGCATCACGACCGCGTAGATGATCGGCAGGATGTACCACGGATCGGGCGCGCTGAGGTCGGGGATCCACAGGAACGGCGAGTGATGCAGTTCCAGGCTGTACTCGAGCACGAAGTACAGGCCGTAGAACACCGGCATGGTGATCAGCACCGGCAGGCAGCCACCC
This is a stretch of genomic DNA from Rhodanobacter sp. FDAARGOS 1247. It encodes these proteins:
- the mnmE gene encoding tRNA uridine-5-carboxymethylaminomethyl(34) synthesis GTPase MnmE, whose product is MTAETTDTIAAIASAPGAAGVGVVRVSGPAVPSIAQALLGRPPQPRHAHFAAFRDGAGELIDRGLLLHFPAPASYTGEHVLELQGHGSVVLLDLLLRRVCELGARLARPGEFTERAFLNGKLDLAQAEAVADLIAARSQAGARAALQSMEGVFSRKVGALLQSLIALRVHIEAAIDFPEEEIDFLADPAITARLESLRAEHAELLREAQRGLRLNDGLRVAIVGRPNAGKSSLLNALAGADRAIVTPIAGTTRDVLRESLSLDGIALELADTAGLRDTDDEVEREGVRRAHGELQRADVALLVTTHSGYSEDLAFLEGVPVDVERIVLINKIDLDHLPARHDQCEGMHWLWASARTGEGLDTLREHLKLLAGAGSGEGAFSARRRHVLALQQVAIHLDQTAHALSTTRAGELAAEELRQAQHALGEITGDYSSDDLLGAIFSSFCIGK